In the genome of Falsirhodobacter halotolerans, one region contains:
- a CDS encoding ABC transporter permease, translating to MIRLVLGAGAVWYLAIRLGEIPPYLLPAPDRVGRALWTARGALAEAGLHTLSEVVAGFALGAAIGMTLAIGMALSVGLRRTLLPVLTFSQTIPIFALAPLLTLWLGFGMAPKIAVVALTVLFPVAASWFDGLMRPDPLHLKVMESFGASHRQTFVAVRLPSARPALATGLRMAAVYAPVGAIIGEWVGGSQGLGAMMIASNARMKTDLLFAALAVTVALSLTFRAAIGALADRIARI from the coding sequence GTGATCCGGCTGGTGCTCGGCGCGGGGGCGGTCTGGTATCTGGCGATCCGGCTGGGGGAAATTCCCCCCTATCTTCTGCCCGCCCCCGACCGTGTGGGCCGCGCGCTTTGGACCGCACGGGGGGCGTTGGCCGAAGCCGGGCTTCATACGCTGAGCGAGGTGGTCGCAGGCTTTGCCCTTGGCGCCGCGATCGGAATGACGCTGGCCATCGGCATGGCCCTGTCGGTGGGTCTGCGGCGGACATTGCTGCCGGTCCTGACCTTCAGCCAGACGATCCCGATCTTCGCGCTCGCCCCCCTCCTGACCCTGTGGCTGGGCTTCGGCATGGCCCCCAAGATCGCGGTCGTGGCGCTGACCGTGCTGTTTCCCGTCGCGGCAAGCTGGTTCGACGGGCTGATGCGGCCCGACCCCCTGCATCTGAAGGTGATGGAGAGTTTCGGGGCGTCCCACCGTCAGACCTTCGTGGCGGTGCGCCTGCCCTCGGCCCGGCCCGCGCTGGCGACGGGGCTGCGGATGGCGGCGGTCTATGCGCCCGTGGGCGCGATCATCGGCGAATGGGTGGGCGGGTCGCAGGGGCTGGGGGCCATGATGATCGCCTCCAACGCCCGGATGAAGACCGACCTTCTGTTCGCGGCCCTGGCCGTGACGGTTGCGCTGTCGCTGACATTCCGCGCGGCGATCGGGGCGCTGGCCGACCGGATCGCGCGCATATGA
- a CDS encoding TenA family protein → MSYGRTFPLWRDMAADWDAYTRAPFLAALADGSLPHATFHDYLAQDYRFLIHFSRAWGLGVAKAGSPAEMRACARMVHALMDTELSLHVDLCGKAGIPEAALIATEECAGTLAYTRFVMDAGYSGGFLDLLAALAPCIFGYGEVGARLMAGRYAPAYAPWIEAYGGAEYQDLCRSMAALLDRAVTDRLGDTPAAVPVWRDLGRTFATATTLEAGFWPRLG, encoded by the coding sequence ATGAGCTATGGTCGCACCTTTCCCCTGTGGCGGGACATGGCGGCGGATTGGGACGCCTATACCCGCGCGCCCTTTCTGGCCGCCCTGGCCGATGGATCGCTGCCGCACGCGACGTTCCACGACTATCTGGCGCAGGATTACCGCTTTCTGATCCATTTCTCCCGCGCGTGGGGGCTGGGGGTGGCGAAGGCCGGGTCGCCCGCCGAAATGCGGGCCTGCGCGCGGATGGTGCACGCGCTGATGGACACCGAACTGTCGCTTCATGTCGATCTGTGCGGCAAGGCGGGCATCCCCGAGGCCGCGCTGATCGCAACGGAAGAATGCGCGGGGACACTGGCCTATACCCGCTTTGTCATGGATGCGGGATATTCCGGCGGGTTTCTGGATCTGCTGGCGGCGCTTGCCCCCTGCATCTTCGGCTATGGCGAAGTCGGCGCGCGCCTGATGGCCGGGCGATATGCGCCCGCCTATGCCCCGTGGATCGAAGCCTATGGCGGGGCAGAGTATCAGGACCTGTGCCGCAGCATGGCGGCGCTGCTGGATCGCGCGGTGACCGACCGGCTGGGCGATACGCCCGCGGCGGTGCCGGTCTGGCGCGATCTGGGCCGGACCTTCGCCACCGCCACCACGTTGGAGGCGGGGTTCTGGCCGCGTCTGGGGTGA
- a CDS encoding ABC transporter substrate-binding protein — protein sequence MKHVLTALLLLPSPVMAEPVTLILDWFVNPDHAPIVIAAEKGFFSDQGLEVEIVAPADPSDPPRMVASGQAQIGIGYQPQLHLATQEGLPITRIGTLVATPLNCVTVLADGPVQSVADLEGRKVGYSVPGMETALMTAMMRHAGADPGAVEMVNVSWALTGSLLSGQVDATIGGYRNFELTQMAQEGAEGRCLFVEEEGIPPYDELIYLARPDADRDLLQRFMAAVERGAQWTINHPDEAWDSFVAAHPDLDDPLNRTAWDLTLPRLSQSPAGLDHGRYARFETFMVEAGLVDSSRPVADLAMDVWQ from the coding sequence ATGAAACACGTTCTGACCGCCCTGCTGCTTCTTCCCTCGCCCGTGATGGCGGAGCCTGTGACCCTGATCCTCGACTGGTTCGTCAACCCGGATCATGCGCCCATCGTCATCGCCGCCGAAAAGGGCTTCTTCAGCGATCAGGGGCTGGAGGTGGAGATCGTGGCCCCGGCCGACCCCTCCGATCCGCCGCGCATGGTCGCCTCCGGTCAGGCGCAGATCGGCATCGGCTATCAACCCCAGCTTCACCTTGCGACACAGGAAGGTCTGCCGATCACGCGCATCGGCACGCTGGTCGCCACACCCCTGAATTGCGTGACGGTGCTGGCGGATGGGCCGGTCCAGTCGGTGGCCGATCTGGAGGGAAGGAAGGTCGGCTACTCCGTTCCCGGCATGGAGACGGCGTTGATGACGGCGATGATGCGCCATGCCGGGGCCGATCCGGGCGCGGTGGAGATGGTGAATGTCAGCTGGGCGCTGACCGGATCGCTTCTGTCGGGACAGGTCGATGCGACCATCGGCGGATACCGGAACTTCGAACTGACCCAGATGGCGCAGGAAGGGGCCGAGGGCCGCTGCCTGTTCGTGGAGGAGGAGGGGATTCCGCCCTATGACGAACTGATCTACCTCGCCCGTCCCGACGCCGACCGCGACCTGCTGCAACGGTTCATGGCGGCGGTGGAACGTGGCGCGCAATGGACGATCAACCACCCGGATGAGGCGTGGGACAGCTTCGTCGCCGCCCATCCCGATCTGGATGACCCGTTGAACCGGACGGCATGGGATCTGACCCTGCCCCGCCTGTCGCAAAGCCCCGCCGGTCTGGACCACGGCCGCTATGCCCGGTTCGAGACGTTCATGGTCGAGGCGGGTCTGGTGGACAGCTCCCGCCCCGTGGCCGATCTGGCGATGGATGTCTGGCAATGA
- a CDS encoding HesA/MoeB/ThiF family protein has translation MSRHARQKQVIGDAGQARLAAAHVLVVGAGGLGVPVLQYLTGAGVGRITVIDPDVVEESNLHRQPIYARHIGHPKAKAAAAEMALLNPEVRVDPIVDRLTPATPLDGFDLVLDCADSFAASYTLSDRCGAVPLISASVLGMSGYVGGFCGGAPSLRAVFPDLPDTAATCATAGVMGPMVAMLGAAQAQMALAVLLGQTPSPLGHLLRFDGLRPSSFRFDTAPEPAGWHPFVALADLAPDDLVVDVRQPDLPPTAPRTGQRTVFVCRSGLRAWRAADDLRARWDGDIALLADGDPG, from the coding sequence ATGAGCCGCCATGCCCGTCAGAAACAGGTGATTGGGGATGCGGGGCAGGCCCGGCTGGCCGCCGCGCATGTGCTGGTGGTGGGGGCCGGCGGGCTGGGCGTGCCGGTCCTGCAATACCTGACCGGCGCGGGGGTGGGCCGGATCACCGTCATCGACCCCGATGTGGTGGAGGAGAGCAACCTGCACCGCCAGCCCATCTATGCCCGCCATATCGGACATCCCAAGGCCAAGGCTGCGGCGGCGGAGATGGCCCTGCTGAACCCCGAGGTGCGGGTGGACCCGATCGTGGACCGCCTGACCCCCGCCACGCCTTTGGATGGGTTCGATCTGGTCCTGGATTGCGCCGACAGTTTCGCCGCCAGCTACACCCTGTCGGACCGCTGCGGGGCGGTGCCGCTGATCTCGGCCTCGGTCCTTGGCATGTCGGGTTATGTCGGCGGGTTCTGCGGCGGGGCGCCTTCGCTGCGGGCGGTGTTCCCCGATCTGCCGGACACCGCCGCCACCTGCGCAACGGCGGGGGTGATGGGGCCGATGGTGGCGATGCTGGGCGCGGCACAGGCGCAGATGGCGCTGGCGGTTCTGCTGGGCCAGACACCGTCGCCGCTGGGGCATCTGCTGCGCTTTGACGGGCTTCGGCCATCGTCCTTCCGCTTCGATACCGCGCCGGAGCCTGCGGGCTGGCACCCGTTCGTGGCGCTGGCCGATCTGGCCCCCGACGATCTGGTGGTGGATGTCCGCCAACCCGACCTTCCCCCCACCGCGCCCCGGACCGGGCAGCGCACCGTCTTCGTCTGCCGCTCCGGCCTCAGGGCCTGGCGGGCGGCGGACGATCTGCGCGCCCGCTGGGACGGCGACATTGCCCTTCTTGCCGATGGAGACCCCGGATGA
- a CDS encoding thiamine phosphate synthase, protein MILPRFYPIFDNADWIARALPLGVRMVQLRVKDRDPREDILRARDLCRDAGAILVVNDHWELALDLNCDWVHLGQEDLDTADLPALRHRLRLGISTHDQAELDRALACRPDYIALGPVWPTILKKMKWERQGVGKLTEWKAKIGAIPLIAIGGLTPDRAVEAFGAGADVASAVTDITLNPDPEARMRDWLRVCG, encoded by the coding sequence GTGATCCTGCCCCGCTTCTATCCCATCTTCGACAATGCCGACTGGATCGCCCGCGCCCTGCCCCTTGGTGTGCGGATGGTCCAACTGCGCGTGAAGGACCGCGACCCGCGCGAGGATATCCTCCGCGCCCGCGACCTGTGCCGCGATGCAGGCGCGATCCTTGTGGTGAACGACCATTGGGAACTGGCTTTGGACCTGAACTGCGACTGGGTCCATCTGGGACAGGAGGATCTGGACACCGCCGACCTGCCCGCCCTGCGCCACCGGCTGCGCCTTGGCATTTCCACCCATGATCAGGCCGAACTGGACCGCGCCCTGGCCTGCCGTCCCGATTACATCGCGCTTGGCCCCGTCTGGCCCACCATTCTGAAGAAGATGAAATGGGAACGGCAGGGCGTCGGGAAACTGACCGAATGGAAGGCGAAGATCGGCGCCATCCCCCTGATCGCCATTGGAGGCCTGACCCCCGACCGCGCGGTGGAGGCGTTCGGGGCGGGCGCGGATGTCGCCTCTGCCGTGACCGACATCACGCTGAACCCCGACCCCGAGGCGCGGATGCGCGACTGGCTGCGGGTGTGCGGATGA
- a CDS encoding thiazole synthase, producing the protein MPVFYGTKVNSPLMLGTAGYPSPKILADAFRASKAGIATVSLRREAGGGQDFWNLIRDLGIRVLPNTAGCHSVREVVTTAHMAREVFDTPWIKLEVIGHADSLQPDPFALVEAAQILTAEGFQVFPYCTEDLILCERLVEAGCEVLMPWGAPIGSGRGLNNPYGLRALRAHFPDVPLVVDAGIGLPSHAAAAMEMGYDAILLNTAVAKSGDPAAMARAMSLAIEAGRAAHLADPMEARDMAAPSTPLIGRAFL; encoded by the coding sequence ATGCCCGTCTTTTACGGAACGAAGGTGAACAGCCCGCTGATGCTGGGCACGGCCGGATACCCCTCGCCCAAGATCCTCGCCGATGCGTTTCGCGCATCAAAGGCGGGCATTGCCACCGTGTCCCTGCGGCGCGAGGCAGGGGGCGGGCAGGATTTCTGGAACCTGATCCGCGACCTTGGCATCCGTGTCCTGCCCAACACCGCCGGATGCCATTCGGTGCGCGAGGTCGTGACCACCGCCCACATGGCGCGCGAGGTGTTCGACACCCCGTGGATCAAGCTGGAGGTGATCGGCCATGCCGACAGCCTGCAACCCGACCCCTTCGCCCTGGTGGAAGCGGCGCAGATCCTGACGGCGGAGGGCTTTCAGGTCTTCCCCTATTGCACCGAGGATCTGATCCTGTGCGAACGGCTGGTGGAGGCGGGGTGCGAGGTTCTGATGCCCTGGGGGGCACCCATCGGTTCGGGCCGGGGGTTGAACAACCCTTACGGCCTGCGGGCCCTGCGCGCCCATTTCCCCGACGTGCCGTTGGTGGTGGATGCGGGGATCGGCCTGCCCAGCCATGCAGCCGCGGCGATGGAGATGGGGTATGACGCCATCCTTCTGAACACCGCCGTGGCCAAATCGGGCGATCCGGCGGCCATGGCGCGGGCGATGTCCCTGGCGATCGAGGCGGGCCGCGCCGCCCATCTGGCCGACCCGATGGAGGCGCGCGACATGGCCGCCCCCTCCACCCCCCTGATCGGAAGGGCCTTCCTGTGA
- the thiS gene encoding sulfur carrier protein ThiS, with amino-acid sequence MNITINGTPHDLIATNVEGALSEAGFTGKVATALNGAFVPKGLRATTPLTEGAALEVLAPMQGG; translated from the coding sequence ATGAACATCACGATTAACGGCACCCCGCACGACCTGATCGCCACCAACGTCGAAGGCGCGCTGAGCGAGGCCGGGTTCACCGGCAAGGTCGCGACCGCCCTGAACGGGGCCTTCGTGCCCAAAGGCCTGCGCGCCACCACCCCCCTGACCGAAGGGGCGGCGCTGGAGGTTCTCGCCCCGATGCAGGGGGGCTGA
- a CDS encoding FAD-dependent oxidoreductase, giving the protein MITVQGAGVLGLCIATELRARGVPVQIAARPPGPEACSWYAGGMLAPFCEGETAEEPVLRLGQEAVDWWAAAGVPVTRRGTLVISPARDRADLERFARRTTHHRRVTGEDIAALEPALAGRFREGLFFEGEAHLSPRTALSHLVARLTEGGVRFDAPLDGRIVDTRGRSARDRLPDLRGVRGEMVVLRCPEVTLTRPLRLLHSRIPLYLVPRGDGIYMLGATMVESGATGPITARALLEMLSAAYALHPALAEGEVIETGANARPAFPDNLPRLRRIGGTLFANGLHRHGFLLAPAMARMAADHLTQGTIPEFMDEHHD; this is encoded by the coding sequence ATGATCACCGTTCAAGGCGCGGGCGTCTTGGGCCTGTGCATCGCCACCGAACTTCGCGCGCGCGGGGTGCCCGTGCAGATCGCCGCCCGCCCGCCGGGGCCGGAGGCGTGTTCATGGTATGCGGGCGGAATGCTCGCCCCGTTCTGCGAAGGGGAGACGGCGGAGGAGCCCGTCCTTCGTCTGGGCCAGGAGGCTGTCGACTGGTGGGCGGCGGCGGGCGTGCCCGTCACACGGCGCGGCACATTGGTGATCAGCCCCGCGCGGGACCGGGCCGATCTGGAACGGTTCGCCCGCCGCACGACCCACCATCGCCGCGTGACGGGCGAGGACATCGCCGCGCTGGAACCCGCGCTGGCCGGACGTTTCCGCGAGGGGCTGTTCTTCGAGGGGGAGGCGCATCTGTCGCCCCGCACGGCCCTTTCCCATCTGGTGGCGCGGCTGACCGAAGGGGGGGTCCGGTTCGACGCGCCGCTGGACGGCCGGATCGTGGACACCCGGGGCCGCAGCGCCCGCGACCGCCTGCCCGACCTGCGCGGCGTGCGGGGGGAGATGGTGGTTCTGCGCTGCCCCGAGGTGACGCTGACGCGGCCCCTTCGCCTGCTGCATTCGCGCATCCCGCTCTATCTCGTGCCGCGCGGCGACGGGATCTACATGCTGGGGGCGACGATGGTGGAATCGGGGGCCACCGGCCCCATCACGGCCCGCGCGCTGCTGGAAATGCTGTCCGCCGCCTATGCCCTCCACCCCGCCCTGGCCGAGGGCGAGGTGATCGAGACGGGGGCGAACGCCCGCCCCGCCTTTCCCGACAACCTGCCCCGCCTGCGCCGGATCGGCGGCACGCTGTTTGCCAACGGCCTGCACCGGCACGGCTTTCTTCTGGCCCCCGCCATGGCGCGGATGGCCGCCGACCACCTGACCCAAGGAACGATACCGGAGTTCATGGATGAACATCACGATTAA
- the thiD gene encoding bifunctional hydroxymethylpyrimidine kinase/phosphomethylpyrimidine kinase: protein MTPTAMTIAGSDSGGGAGIQADLKTFAAFGVFGTSAITAITAQNTRAVTRVDPVAPATIAAQMRTVLADIRIDAVKIGMVGDAAAIAAVASALPDRPVVLDPVMVAKSGDLLLPEDAVDAMVAHLLPRATVLTPNLPEAARLTRLPLAGTEAAMLEQARALRAMGAAFVLMKGGHAEGPVCVDLLVGDGVHRLAAPRQATRNTHGTGCTLSAAIAAGLARGQPMEEAVTRAHRWLQGAIAAADGLGLGHGHGPVHHFHSGGPQ, encoded by the coding sequence ATGACCCCCACGGCGATGACGATAGCAGGCTCCGACAGCGGCGGGGGCGCGGGCATTCAGGCGGATCTGAAGACCTTTGCCGCGTTCGGGGTCTTCGGCACCAGCGCGATAACGGCGATCACCGCGCAGAACACGCGCGCGGTCACCCGGGTCGATCCGGTCGCCCCCGCGACGATCGCGGCGCAGATGCGCACGGTGCTGGCGGATATCCGCATCGACGCGGTCAAGATCGGGATGGTGGGGGATGCCGCGGCGATCGCCGCCGTCGCCTCCGCCCTGCCCGACCGGCCCGTGGTGCTGGACCCCGTGATGGTGGCGAAATCGGGCGATCTTCTGTTGCCCGAGGATGCGGTGGACGCGATGGTTGCCCATCTTCTGCCCCGCGCCACGGTGCTGACCCCCAACCTGCCCGAAGCGGCCCGCCTGACCCGCCTGCCGCTGGCCGGGACCGAGGCCGCGATGCTGGAGCAGGCCCGCGCCCTGCGGGCCATGGGCGCGGCCTTCGTCCTGATGAAGGGCGGCCATGCCGAGGGGCCGGTCTGTGTCGATCTTCTGGTGGGCGACGGGGTGCACCGACTGGCCGCCCCCCGGCAGGCCACGCGCAACACCCACGGGACCGGCTGCACGCTTTCGGCAGCCATCGCCGCCGGGCTGGCCCGCGGGCAGCCGATGGAGGAGGCGGTCACCCGCGCGCATCGCTGGCTGCAAGGGGCGATCGCCGCCGCCGATGGGCTGGGTCTGGGCCACGGCCACGGTCCGGTTCACCACTTTCATTCGGGGGGGCCGCAATGA
- a CDS encoding sulfurtransferase: MKTTLLATLALLGTTGLAVADIGPLVTPADLAAEGSAPLILDIRETGYEAGHVPGAIPAPYGLFRGPAENPGALVPEEELESRLRALGVTLDRPVVVVHQGKDDSDFGAAARVYWTLKSSGVSQLAILNGGMNAWRDAGQPVQTEGVAPTPSTVDVTFSDQWLATRDEVDAIVAGDRTAHLIDARPTPFFDGAQAHPAAAKPGTLPLAQSVPHSGFFDGTPRLAGADTARDVAAEAGIGQGDEVVSFCNTGHWAATEWFALSEVAGLPNVKLYPESMVGYSQTGGAMQNEPSLWDNLVRQVRGSNG; the protein is encoded by the coding sequence ATGAAAACCACCCTTCTTGCCACGCTGGCCCTGTTGGGCACCACCGGACTGGCGGTTGCCGATATCGGCCCGCTTGTGACCCCCGCCGATCTGGCGGCCGAAGGGTCCGCGCCCCTGATCCTCGATATCCGCGAGACGGGGTATGAGGCGGGGCACGTTCCGGGCGCGATCCCCGCGCCTTACGGCCTGTTCCGCGGTCCGGCGGAAAACCCCGGCGCGCTGGTCCCGGAGGAGGAGCTGGAATCCCGCCTGCGCGCCCTTGGCGTGACGCTGGACAGGCCCGTGGTCGTCGTGCACCAGGGCAAGGATGACAGCGATTTCGGGGCGGCGGCGCGGGTGTATTGGACCCTCAAATCCTCCGGTGTCAGCCAACTGGCGATTTTGAACGGTGGCATGAATGCGTGGCGCGATGCGGGCCAGCCGGTCCAGACCGAGGGCGTTGCGCCGACGCCGTCCACGGTGGATGTCACCTTTTCCGACCAGTGGCTGGCCACGCGCGACGAGGTGGACGCCATCGTCGCGGGCGACCGCACGGCCCACCTGATCGACGCGCGCCCGACGCCGTTCTTCGACGGGGCGCAGGCCCATCCGGCGGCGGCGAAACCGGGAACGCTGCCCCTGGCGCAAAGCGTGCCGCATTCGGGCTTCTTCGACGGCACCCCGCGTCTGGCGGGGGCCGACACGGCGCGTGACGTGGCCGCAGAGGCCGGGATCGGGCAGGGGGATGAGGTCGTGTCCTTCTGCAACACCGGCCATTGGGCGGCGACCGAATGGTTCGCCCTGTCCGAGGTGGCGGGCCTGCCCAACGTCAAACTCTATCCCGAATCCATGGTCGGCTATTCCCAGACGGGCGGCGCCATGCAGAACGAACCCAGCCTGTGGGACAATCTTGTGCGGCAGGTGCGGGGCTCGAACGGATGA
- a CDS encoding YeeE/YedE family protein, producing the protein MTAVPMTDAGRIAPRLGLIAGAVAVIAAVSVFAGARYGLLLTIGLGIGMTLEGLRFGFAGPWRAMILRRDPSGILAQLLAIGLVSVVAFPLLAAHAGELVGAQAPIGWAMAGGAFVFGAAMQVVLGCGSGTLVNAGSGNPVGLLALPFFAIGSFAGSYHLLWWTDLGALPILVLQGTSGLVVTLILLAVVAAVLLAVAAPGTRRIPGRLLWAAGIVAALAVGNLIVAGQPWGVVYGLGLWVAKGAQAVGMDLSASGFWAAPGNAARLGASVLTDVTSLTNIGLIGGAFLIAAWRTGGLSQPVPKLPARAWVATVVAGLLLGYSSRLAFGCNVGAFFSGISTGSLHGWVWFAAGFAGSMIGVRLRPWLGMEGRA; encoded by the coding sequence ATGACGGCGGTTCCGATGACGGATGCGGGGCGGATCGCGCCCCGTCTTGGGCTGATCGCGGGGGCGGTGGCGGTGATCGCCGCCGTGTCCGTTTTCGCAGGCGCGCGCTATGGCCTTCTGCTGACCATTGGCCTTGGCATCGGCATGACGCTTGAGGGGTTGCGCTTCGGCTTCGCCGGGCCGTGGCGGGCGATGATCCTGCGGCGCGACCCGTCGGGGATCCTTGCGCAGCTTCTGGCGATCGGGCTCGTGTCGGTCGTGGCGTTTCCCCTGCTGGCCGCCCATGCGGGAGAGTTGGTAGGCGCGCAGGCCCCCATTGGCTGGGCCATGGCGGGGGGGGCCTTCGTCTTCGGCGCGGCGATGCAGGTGGTTCTGGGCTGCGGGTCGGGCACGCTGGTCAATGCGGGCAGCGGCAATCCGGTGGGGCTTCTGGCGCTGCCGTTCTTTGCCATCGGCAGCTTTGCGGGGTCGTATCACCTGCTGTGGTGGACCGATCTGGGCGCGTTGCCCATTCTGGTGCTGCAGGGCACAAGCGGGCTTGTGGTGACGCTGATCCTTCTGGCGGTGGTCGCGGCGGTGCTTTTGGCGGTGGCGGCCCCCGGCACGCGGCGCATTCCCGGTCGCCTTTTGTGGGCGGCGGGGATCGTGGCGGCGCTGGCGGTGGGGAACCTGATCGTGGCGGGCCAACCCTGGGGGGTGGTCTATGGCCTTGGCCTGTGGGTGGCCAAGGGGGCGCAGGCGGTGGGGATGGACCTGTCCGCCTCGGGCTTCTGGGCGGCGCCCGGCAATGCCGCACGGCTTGGGGCCAGCGTTCTGACCGATGTCACCTCGCTGACCAATATCGGGTTGATCGGCGGCGCGTTCCTGATCGCCGCATGGCGGACGGGCGGGTTGTCGCAGCCGGTGCCGAAACTGCCCGCCCGCGCCTGGGTGGCGACGGTGGTGGCGGGGCTGCTCCTGGGATACTCCTCGCGTCTGGCGTTCGGGTGCAATGTGGGGGCGTTCTTCTCCGGCATCTCCACCGGCAGCCTGCATGGCTGGGTCTGGTTCGCCGCCGGGTTCGCGGGGTCGATGATCGGCGTCCGCTTGCGCCCGTGGCTGGGAATGGAGGGGCGCGCATGA
- a CDS encoding efflux transporter outer membrane subunit, translating into MMFRPLPVLACLALTACAAGPDYTAPEIGLTSTFAEGDAGPIGQVGARRWWTDLNDPLLNDLVTRGLAQNLSLAAAEERIAAARAALAQTGVRAAVDGGLSAGSTRGGSDVQAAGTRSSTTLTADIAIDLFGRVARARQSAAADLGAAEAGAGVTRLAYLSGIVGAYIEARYAQNALALTRQTITTRERTLEITRNQRASGAATELDEAQVLALLDTARADIPRLEATFLSNVYALATLLAEPAAPLVTRMQRGAPQPRPRGTAATGIPADLVRNRPDVRQAERQFAAAVADVGVAAAQMYPSLSLSGSVTEGGNSAWSFGPSITQAILGLPRQRAARQQAEAQAREAEIAWRAAVLDAVEDVQTTNSTWRRDQQRAALLGRSVGSYDRALTLSQENFSAGALSLLDLLDTDRALAQARLAEAAAIRDVAVNWATLQVALGAGAFAR; encoded by the coding sequence ATGATGTTCCGCCCCCTGCCCGTCCTTGCCTGCCTTGCCCTTACGGCCTGCGCCGCGGGGCCCGACTACACCGCCCCCGAAATCGGCCTGACCTCCACCTTCGCCGAAGGGGATGCGGGCCCGATCGGACAGGTGGGGGCGCGCCGGTGGTGGACGGACCTGAACGATCCCCTTCTGAACGATCTGGTGACGCGCGGTCTGGCCCAGAACCTGAGCCTTGCGGCCGCCGAGGAGCGCATCGCGGCGGCGCGGGCGGCGTTGGCCCAGACGGGGGTGCGGGCGGCCGTGGATGGCGGGCTGTCGGCCGGGTCCACGCGCGGGGGCAGCGATGTGCAGGCGGCGGGCACCCGCAGCAGCACGACGCTGACCGCCGATATCGCCATCGACCTGTTCGGTCGGGTGGCCCGCGCGCGGCAATCGGCGGCGGCGGATCTGGGCGCGGCCGAGGCGGGGGCGGGCGTCACGCGGCTGGCCTATCTGTCGGGGATCGTGGGCGCCTATATCGAGGCGCGCTATGCCCAGAATGCCCTTGCGCTGACGCGGCAGACCATCACCACCCGCGAACGCACGCTGGAGATCACGCGCAACCAGCGGGCCTCCGGTGCCGCGACGGAACTGGATGAGGCCCAGGTGCTGGCCCTTCTGGACACCGCCCGCGCCGACATTCCGCGGCTTGAGGCGACCTTCCTCTCCAATGTCTACGCCCTGGCGACCTTGCTGGCGGAACCCGCCGCCCCGCTGGTGACCCGAATGCAGCGCGGCGCGCCCCAACCCCGCCCGCGCGGCACCGCCGCCACCGGCATCCCCGCCGATCTGGTGCGCAACCGCCCCGATGTGCGGCAGGCCGAACGCCAGTTCGCGGCGGCGGTCGCGGATGTGGGGGTGGCGGCGGCGCAGATGTATCCCTCGCTGTCCCTGTCCGGTTCGGTGACCGAAGGCGGCAACAGCGCGTGGAGCTTCGGGCCCTCGATCACCCAGGCGATCCTTGGCCTGCCGCGTCAGCGCGCCGCCCGCCAACAGGCCGAAGCGCAGGCGCGCGAGGCCGAGATCGCCTGGCGCGCCGCCGTTCTGGACGCGGTGGAGGATGTGCAGACCACCAACAGCACCTGGCGGCGCGACCAGCAGCGCGCGGCGCTTCTGGGCCGGTCGGTCGGATCCTATGACCGCGCGCTGACCCTGTCGCAGGAGAATTTCTCGGCGGGGGCGCTGTCGCTTCTGGACCTGCTGGACACCGACCGCGCCCTGGCGCAGGCGCGGCTGGCCGAGGCGGCGGCGATCCGCGACGTGGCGGTGAACTGGGCGACGCTGCAGGTCGCCCTTGGGGCCGGGGCGTTCGCGCGTTAA